The Dioscorea cayenensis subsp. rotundata cultivar TDr96_F1 chromosome 19, TDr96_F1_v2_PseudoChromosome.rev07_lg8_w22 25.fasta, whole genome shotgun sequence genome includes a window with the following:
- the LOC120284043 gene encoding signaling peptide TAXIMIN 1-like — CLDCKCRLLGWLLGLPFTFLSLVSIVRIAIWIIGLLLSCICPCYLCMTILVELAIELIKAPLHVMKWFISQIPC; from the exons TGCCTCGATTGCAAGTGCCGCCTTCTCGGCTGGCTTCTTGGCCTCCCTTTCACCTTCCTCTCCCTCGTCTCCATTGTCAGAATCGCCATCTGGATCATAGG ATTACTATTGTCTTGCATTTGCCCTTGCTATCTTTGCATGACAATCTTGGTTGAGCTTGCAATTGAGCTCATCAAAGCTCCTTTGCATGTCATGAAGTGGTTCATCTCTCAGATTCCTTGTtga